A single genomic interval of Pseudomonadales bacterium harbors:
- a CDS encoding AAA family ATPase, which yields MKFARLYLKAFGPFRDRVIELPTGTGNDLHVIFGPNEAGKSTILRAVTGFLFGIPERTGDAFLHDYNALRVGATLLLPDGSRSSAMRRKARKVTLFAVDETTGAEITERPLPESAASNLVGGLDLSLYQNLFGLDLNGLVAGSEELLRGEGEVGRSLFQAAAGLASLRTVIADLDEEAAAIFKARGSTGRLNRALSEFDEQRRVLKDATVRTYVWETAEREHRQAELKHQQLREALKDKRSEQQRLQRIRANLPLLAERAAKQEEAKSLAHIPLLPSEAPQLRAAAQERLRSAEDAKQAAEARLAQLKAAAVGLIVREGVLEHASAIEQVFHAIDGYRAARDSLPRLVRQRTDLSETIRKLLAEVGLQCDVAQASGLLPPETLVARVQFLIDEHGRLTDRDEQLDVQIRNKEAAIERLKDRLASLPESARVDELETSLASVANVADLEARRRKLDQDIADQEGRLQREAASLWPGPLVELVVLTVPLAEVASAFENEFAALAQEERLVAEKEVTLTRDLDDRRRELNVLAATGEVVTQAEVVASRVERDRKWTDLRRAHLDGDSQSASKEAGNLPPQALASAFEAAIREADRLADLLRADTERATTLEATRQRIADMQAEMQRNEDQRERLAGKRRDLQHRWEALVAPLRRSDLPPAALREWLSRHQRLVERHGDLESLRAERGAVDTDITRARNLLDTALLAGGLAVSTPDESAAGAFARAQQAVNAARKARADRDSVTEQIQAGTAEFRDLQRQRQQTALRLAEWKLKWGVAAEGLRLTKEAVPAEAKTRLDQFSRLSAALTELSDLLADSSEHESVVTGFEAKVSDIARAVAEAAQGQGPDNVAERLYEALADTRGAHSRRQQVVNDIERETRTASEADVAATQARNALNELVQQAGCQTTEQLPEIEGMAARKQSLQQRLHEIDEQLVQQNARPVDAVLQEAGQLTLDSVARQIADTGTEIEDLERQVEAAQEALFSAKQRFDAIDGGTAAAEAQQATQSIAARIAKEARTYARARLASAMLNRVVQLYREQHQGPLLARAAEVFARITLGSFSGLTVDYEDDRQVLLGIRPGAARVPVTGMSQGTRDQLFLSLRLAAIEQHIEGWGPFPVIVDDLLVQFDDDRAVATLEVLSELSAKTQVLFFTHHKHLLELAEASKLAAAITVQRL from the coding sequence GTGAAGTTTGCGCGCCTGTACCTGAAGGCGTTCGGCCCGTTCAGGGACCGCGTCATCGAACTGCCCACGGGTACCGGCAACGACCTTCATGTGATCTTCGGGCCTAACGAGGCTGGCAAGTCCACGATCCTCCGCGCGGTCACCGGCTTCCTGTTCGGCATTCCGGAGCGGACGGGCGATGCTTTTCTCCACGACTACAACGCCCTGCGGGTGGGCGCCACGCTGCTGCTTCCGGACGGAAGTCGATCATCGGCAATGCGTCGGAAGGCGCGCAAGGTGACGCTCTTTGCCGTTGACGAAACTACGGGTGCCGAGATTACGGAGCGGCCACTGCCGGAAAGCGCTGCGTCCAACTTGGTTGGCGGGCTCGACCTGAGCCTCTACCAGAACCTGTTTGGCTTGGACCTCAACGGCCTGGTCGCTGGAAGCGAGGAATTGCTGCGCGGCGAGGGAGAGGTGGGACGCAGCTTGTTTCAGGCGGCTGCCGGCCTCGCAAGCCTGCGTACCGTCATCGCGGACCTGGACGAGGAAGCAGCAGCCATATTCAAGGCTCGTGGTTCCACCGGGCGCCTGAACCGCGCGCTGAGCGAGTTCGACGAGCAAAGGCGAGTTCTCAAGGACGCGACGGTCCGCACCTACGTCTGGGAGACGGCGGAGCGCGAGCACCGGCAGGCCGAACTGAAGCACCAACAGCTACGTGAGGCGCTCAAGGACAAGCGGTCGGAGCAACAACGTCTACAGCGCATCCGCGCGAACCTGCCATTGCTTGCTGAACGCGCGGCCAAGCAAGAGGAGGCGAAGAGTCTTGCGCACATTCCGCTGCTCCCATCCGAGGCGCCCCAGCTGCGCGCGGCCGCGCAGGAGCGTCTTCGCAGTGCGGAAGACGCCAAGCAGGCGGCCGAGGCCCGATTGGCGCAACTCAAGGCCGCCGCGGTGGGCCTGATCGTCCGTGAGGGCGTCCTGGAGCATGCGAGCGCCATCGAGCAGGTGTTTCATGCGATCGATGGATATCGCGCGGCGCGCGACTCCCTACCGCGTCTGGTTCGCCAACGTACAGACTTGTCGGAAACGATCCGGAAGTTGCTCGCGGAAGTCGGATTGCAATGCGACGTAGCTCAGGCTTCCGGGCTGTTGCCGCCGGAAACGCTGGTCGCTCGCGTGCAGTTCCTCATCGATGAGCATGGGCGCCTTACAGATCGTGATGAGCAGCTTGACGTACAGATTCGCAACAAGGAAGCGGCGATCGAGCGCTTGAAGGATCGTCTCGCCTCCCTGCCGGAGTCCGCACGGGTAGACGAGCTGGAGACGTCCCTGGCGAGCGTTGCGAACGTGGCTGATCTCGAAGCGCGCCGGCGGAAGCTCGACCAGGATATCGCCGACCAGGAGGGGCGGCTACAGCGCGAAGCGGCGTCGTTGTGGCCAGGTCCGCTGGTGGAACTCGTGGTGCTCACGGTTCCGTTGGCTGAAGTGGCAAGCGCATTTGAGAACGAGTTCGCGGCCCTTGCGCAAGAGGAACGCCTGGTTGCGGAGAAGGAGGTGACGCTCACCCGCGATCTCGACGATCGCCGCCGTGAACTCAATGTACTGGCCGCCACGGGTGAGGTGGTCACGCAAGCGGAGGTTGTCGCATCGCGAGTCGAGCGCGATCGCAAGTGGACCGACTTGCGCCGCGCCCATCTCGATGGAGATTCCCAGTCAGCCTCGAAGGAAGCCGGCAATCTGCCACCGCAGGCCCTTGCGTCTGCGTTCGAGGCGGCGATCAGGGAAGCCGACCGTCTGGCCGACCTGCTCCGCGCGGATACCGAGCGAGCGACGACCCTGGAGGCGACGCGACAGCGTATTGCGGACATGCAGGCTGAGATGCAGCGAAATGAGGATCAGCGGGAGCGCCTTGCTGGCAAGCGGCGTGACCTGCAGCATCGATGGGAAGCCCTAGTTGCGCCTCTTCGTCGGTCCGACCTCCCGCCGGCCGCCCTTCGGGAATGGTTGTCTCGTCACCAGCGACTGGTCGAGCGACACGGGGATCTCGAGAGTCTGCGAGCTGAGCGCGGAGCGGTCGATACCGATATCACCCGAGCCCGCAACCTTCTGGATACGGCGCTGCTGGCAGGTGGACTGGCTGTCTCGACTCCCGACGAATCCGCCGCCGGTGCGTTTGCGCGCGCTCAACAGGCAGTCAATGCAGCCCGAAAAGCACGAGCAGATCGCGATTCGGTTACCGAGCAGATTCAAGCGGGGACGGCCGAGTTTCGGGATCTCCAGAGGCAACGACAACAGACGGCATTAAGGCTCGCCGAATGGAAGCTGAAGTGGGGTGTGGCGGCAGAGGGCCTTCGCCTGACGAAGGAAGCGGTTCCCGCTGAAGCCAAGACGCGGCTGGATCAGTTCTCCCGGTTGTCCGCTGCGTTGACGGAGTTGAGCGATCTTCTTGCGGACTCCAGTGAGCATGAGTCCGTTGTGACAGGCTTTGAGGCCAAGGTTTCCGATATCGCCCGCGCCGTCGCCGAAGCGGCGCAAGGGCAGGGCCCGGACAACGTCGCCGAGCGACTGTATGAGGCGCTGGCCGATACGCGCGGTGCACATTCGAGGCGGCAGCAGGTTGTCAACGACATTGAACGCGAAACCCGGACAGCCTCGGAGGCGGACGTCGCCGCTACGCAAGCGCGGAACGCGCTGAACGAGCTTGTTCAGCAAGCAGGTTGCCAGACGACGGAACAGCTGCCCGAGATTGAAGGGATGGCAGCCAGAAAGCAAAGCCTGCAACAACGACTACACGAGATCGACGAGCAGCTGGTGCAGCAGAACGCCCGGCCAGTCGACGCCGTGCTACAGGAGGCAGGTCAACTGACGCTTGATAGCGTCGCCCGACAGATCGCGGATACTGGAACCGAGATCGAAGACTTGGAGCGCCAAGTCGAAGCCGCGCAAGAGGCTTTGTTCAGCGCGAAGCAACGCTTTGACGCAATCGATGGAGGAACAGCTGCCGCGGAAGCGCAGCAGGCGACGCAGTCGATTGCAGCGCGCATCGCCAAGGAGGCACGCACCTATGCTCGCGCACGACTGGCCAGTGCCATGCTTAACCGGGTTGTGCAGCTCTACCGCGAGCAGCACCAAGGCCCACTGTTGGCGCGTGCGGCCGAGGTATTCGCCCGCATCACCTTGGGCAGCTTTTCGGGCCTCACGGTCGATTACGAGGACGATCGCCAGGTGCTACTTGGTATACGTCCAGGTGCGGCACGCGTTCCCGTCACCGGGATGAGCCAGGGGACGCGAGACCAGCTATTTCTATCGCTGAGGCTTGCCGCGATCGAACAGCACATTGAGGGGTGGGGTCCGTTCCCAGTCATTGTTGATGATCTCCTGGTGCAGTTCGACGACGATCGTGCTGTGGCAACCCTTGAGGTGCTCAGTGAGCTGAGCGCCAAGACGCAGGTGCTGTTCTTCACGCACCACAAGCATCTGCTCGAGCTCGCGGAGGCATCGAAGCTTGCAGCGGCAATCACTGTGCAGCGCCTGTGA
- a CDS encoding DNA repair exonuclease — translation MRFLHCADIHLDSPLRGLERYEGAPVEQVRGATRRAFENMVQCALREKVDFVVIAGDLYDGDWPDFNTGLFFAKGMAQLGESGIAVYVVRGNHDAASKLTRSLPLPKNVHLFPDKAPKTLTDDNLGLAVHGQSFATAAVLDDLAADYPRAVPGYFNLGALHTSLTGRPGHDNYAPTTGLILKSKGYDYWALGHVHAREIVSRDPWVVYPGNLQGRHIREQGAKGCELVTVENGSITTESVALDVLRWSEIAIDVGGLPDLDALLDRAAVDVRTELSKADGRIVGVRLRLHGTGAVHREVSARPEVIAEQFRAVALDASGGNAWVEKVDLRVRPPFEIDRFAAGDDPVALLVREIKALAQDQGTLTSFANDALRELKQKLPAELSQDEELRLDAPDVLRELLRDAEGELLARLAGQKGAQ, via the coding sequence ATGCGATTTCTTCATTGCGCTGACATCCATCTTGATAGTCCGCTGCGCGGATTGGAGCGCTATGAGGGCGCGCCGGTTGAGCAGGTCCGAGGCGCGACCCGAAGAGCCTTCGAGAACATGGTTCAGTGTGCGCTCCGGGAGAAGGTGGACTTCGTGGTCATTGCCGGTGACCTCTATGACGGCGATTGGCCGGACTTCAATACAGGGCTCTTCTTCGCGAAGGGGATGGCGCAGCTCGGCGAATCAGGCATCGCTGTCTATGTGGTTCGAGGAAATCACGACGCCGCGAGCAAGCTGACGCGATCTCTTCCACTTCCGAAGAATGTCCACTTGTTCCCCGACAAGGCCCCCAAGACGCTGACCGACGACAACCTCGGGCTCGCGGTCCACGGGCAGAGCTTTGCGACGGCTGCGGTCCTCGATGACCTCGCCGCCGACTACCCACGCGCTGTCCCGGGCTACTTCAATCTCGGGGCATTGCATACGTCGCTGACCGGGAGGCCCGGACACGACAACTACGCGCCAACCACGGGGCTGATTCTCAAATCCAAGGGCTACGACTACTGGGCACTGGGTCATGTCCACGCGCGGGAGATCGTCTCTCGCGATCCCTGGGTCGTGTATCCGGGCAATCTGCAAGGGCGGCATATCAGGGAGCAGGGGGCAAAGGGCTGCGAACTGGTCACCGTTGAGAACGGCAGCATCACCACGGAGTCGGTCGCGCTCGATGTGTTGCGCTGGAGCGAGATCGCTATCGACGTGGGCGGGCTGCCGGACCTCGATGCGCTGCTTGATCGCGCAGCAGTCGACGTGAGGACTGAGCTTTCCAAAGCCGACGGACGGATCGTCGGAGTGCGCCTGCGGTTGCACGGCACGGGCGCTGTGCACCGCGAGGTGTCCGCCCGGCCAGAGGTGATTGCCGAACAGTTTCGAGCCGTCGCGTTGGACGCATCGGGCGGCAACGCCTGGGTGGAGAAGGTCGATCTCCGTGTTCGTCCCCCGTTCGAGATCGATCGATTCGCCGCTGGCGATGATCCGGTTGCCCTTCTCGTCAGGGAGATCAAGGCGTTGGCACAAGATCAGGGAACACTGACTTCGTTTGCGAACGATGCCCTGAGAGAGCTGAAGCAGAAGCTTCCTGCCGAGCTGAGCCAGGACGAGGAGCTGCGACTCGATGCACCGGACGTCCTCAGAGAGCTTCTGCGTGACGCCGAAGGTGAGCTGCTGGCGCGCCTCGCCGGTCAAAAGGGCGCCCAGTGA
- the pglZ gene encoding BREX-1 system phosphatase PglZ type B yields MKTAGGDAQTLLDALIASLAAATRSPEGVAEPVALLWTDADGQWRPLVPALQKACSRFCVLGAYDAARRTGPAIWLKCVVDRSLPDLAPPPGTVPILYMPGVSRQELRAGGDCPDSLHPLIELQYRGAVWHQKNGRDWTVEAFMTSEAALGLDMSLDMRTREALMRALPVLATEPIAPLRGRRLDADDFDRLSVGDPVRDLLGWMSESGAFQARCDTARWGAFRNICTREFGFDPDKDGPARAGDLLLNGNGKWEDVWRRFREAPRAYPGVTELLRHARPRDLLVDRARQPQVNDEQEAQLRYALEAAVAMPHEKLCARVLELEAENRDRRSWVWADLGYSMMAHALEPLARLATMARYALGGVSLAAMAADYATEGWRCDRAALDAMNHAKSPSDNALVAKVVRSLYAPWLDKSARRFQELAAQNEAEYRRLVLGVEAEAEACLVFADGLRFDVAGMLQERLEQRGLRVKLGHRLAPLPTVTATAKPIASPAHAACEGAALAEDFNPVLATSKQPVSASRLRDEMARLGVEILDADETTLAANAEKGGWTEIGRLDEMGHSLGASLVRHIDVEIEAIADRVSALLGTGWTRVRVVTDHGWLLVPGGMPKVELPAHLVATKWARCASVRGESSPDVPTFGWFWNAHARIASPPGIGSFIVNTEYAHGGVSPQECVVPDMLVEQGEVALKAQITEVSWRGMRCRVVVDTNAAGLRVELRRNWKQADPEGQRIATAKDLGSNGQASLAVERDDYEGTAAMAVVLDATGRVLDYRPTTIGEGQ; encoded by the coding sequence ATGAAGACCGCAGGCGGTGACGCGCAGACCTTGCTCGATGCGCTCATCGCGTCGCTTGCTGCAGCCACGCGCTCGCCCGAAGGTGTAGCGGAACCGGTGGCGCTCTTGTGGACGGATGCCGATGGGCAGTGGCGCCCTCTGGTGCCAGCCCTGCAGAAAGCGTGTTCCCGCTTCTGCGTGCTCGGCGCCTACGACGCCGCGCGCCGCACGGGGCCGGCCATCTGGCTCAAGTGCGTCGTCGACCGGAGCCTGCCCGACTTGGCGCCACCACCCGGCACCGTGCCCATCCTGTACATGCCTGGAGTCAGCCGACAGGAACTGCGCGCGGGCGGAGACTGCCCCGATTCTCTGCACCCATTGATCGAGCTTCAGTACCGCGGCGCGGTCTGGCATCAGAAGAACGGCCGGGATTGGACGGTGGAGGCGTTCATGACCTCCGAGGCGGCGTTAGGTCTCGACATGTCGCTGGACATGCGAACCCGCGAGGCGCTGATGCGCGCGTTGCCGGTGCTGGCCACTGAGCCGATCGCACCGCTCAGAGGGCGCCGACTCGATGCGGACGACTTCGACCGCCTTTCGGTGGGGGATCCTGTCCGCGATCTGCTGGGCTGGATGTCGGAGTCTGGAGCGTTCCAGGCGCGTTGCGACACGGCGCGGTGGGGGGCGTTCAGGAACATCTGCACTCGCGAGTTCGGGTTCGACCCCGACAAGGATGGCCCGGCGCGGGCGGGCGACCTGCTGCTCAACGGCAATGGCAAATGGGAGGACGTCTGGCGCAGGTTCCGTGAGGCGCCACGGGCTTACCCGGGCGTCACTGAGCTGCTTCGCCACGCCAGGCCGCGTGATCTGCTCGTCGACCGGGCGCGCCAGCCGCAGGTGAACGACGAGCAGGAGGCTCAGCTCCGATATGCGTTGGAGGCGGCGGTGGCCATGCCGCACGAGAAGCTGTGCGCCCGGGTTCTCGAGCTGGAGGCAGAGAACCGCGATCGGCGATCCTGGGTTTGGGCGGACCTTGGCTACAGCATGATGGCGCACGCGCTGGAACCGCTGGCAAGGCTCGCAACCATGGCGCGCTATGCGCTGGGCGGCGTGTCGCTGGCAGCGATGGCAGCTGACTATGCCACCGAGGGCTGGCGCTGTGATCGAGCGGCGCTCGATGCAATGAACCACGCGAAGTCGCCTTCAGACAACGCACTGGTCGCCAAGGTGGTGCGCTCGCTCTACGCGCCGTGGCTGGACAAGTCCGCCCGCAGGTTCCAGGAGCTTGCCGCTCAGAACGAGGCCGAATACCGCCGGCTGGTCTTGGGTGTAGAGGCAGAGGCCGAGGCCTGCCTGGTGTTCGCCGACGGGCTGCGATTCGATGTCGCCGGCATGCTCCAGGAGCGGTTGGAGCAACGGGGACTGAGAGTGAAGCTCGGGCATCGCCTCGCGCCGTTGCCCACGGTCACTGCCACCGCCAAGCCGATCGCCTCGCCGGCTCATGCGGCGTGTGAAGGCGCCGCATTGGCCGAGGATTTCAACCCGGTCCTTGCGACCAGCAAGCAACCGGTGAGCGCCTCGCGCCTGCGCGACGAGATGGCACGTCTTGGTGTCGAGATACTGGATGCTGACGAGACGACGCTTGCTGCCAACGCCGAAAAGGGGGGGTGGACAGAGATCGGGCGTCTGGACGAGATGGGTCATTCGCTGGGGGCATCGCTTGTACGGCACATCGATGTCGAGATCGAGGCAATTGCCGATCGCGTCTCGGCGTTGCTCGGCACGGGGTGGACGCGCGTTCGCGTGGTGACTGATCACGGCTGGCTGCTCGTGCCGGGCGGCATGCCCAAAGTGGAGCTGCCGGCTCACCTGGTCGCCACCAAGTGGGCGAGGTGTGCCTCCGTGCGAGGCGAGTCGAGCCCGGACGTGCCCACGTTTGGGTGGTTCTGGAACGCCCACGCACGCATCGCATCGCCGCCGGGCATCGGCTCGTTCATCGTCAACACCGAATACGCGCATGGCGGAGTCAGCCCGCAGGAGTGCGTCGTGCCCGACATGCTGGTGGAGCAAGGCGAAGTCGCGTTGAAGGCGCAGATCACCGAGGTCAGCTGGCGGGGCATGCGTTGCCGGGTCGTCGTTGACACGAACGCCGCGGGACTGCGCGTCGAGCTTCGACGCAATTGGAAGCAGGCCGATCCCGAAGGGCAGCGCATCGCCACGGCAAAGGATCTGGGCAGCAACGGTCAAGCGAGCCTGGCCGTCGAGCGTGACGACTACGAGGGAACGGCGGCGATGGCCGTCGTCCTCGATGCAACGGGACGGGTGCTCGACTATCGGCCCACGACGATTGGAGAAGGGCAATGA
- a CDS encoding ParA family protein has protein sequence MISIAFFNNKGGVGKTSLVYHTAWMFAELGHRVLAVDLDPQSNLSIMALDEERLEALWPDDDHPQTLHGAVAPLFGGTGDIRPAHIEAMAGKLGLLVGDLALSRIEDDLSTEWPRCLEGRERAFRVTTAFWRVIREAAQRHAADLVLIDVGPNLGAINRAALVASSHVVVPVAPDLFSLQGLKNLGPTLRQWRQTWQQALPKASAALGEMPQGQMAPVGYVLMQHAERLGRPTKAYAKWQARLPGAYRESVLDEQGTVTTPDANQIQRIKHYRSLMPMAMEARKPMFDLTSADGAIGAHQANVQRCHDDFEALCREIARRVGCAP, from the coding sequence GTGATCAGCATCGCCTTCTTCAACAACAAGGGCGGGGTAGGCAAGACCTCGCTCGTCTATCACACGGCGTGGATGTTCGCCGAGCTCGGCCACCGCGTGCTGGCGGTAGACCTGGACCCGCAGTCCAACCTATCCATCATGGCGCTGGACGAGGAACGGCTGGAAGCGCTGTGGCCCGACGACGATCACCCGCAGACGTTGCACGGCGCGGTAGCGCCGCTGTTCGGAGGAACGGGCGACATCCGCCCAGCGCACATCGAGGCCATGGCCGGCAAGCTCGGGCTGCTGGTAGGCGATCTGGCGCTGTCGCGCATCGAGGACGATCTGTCGACCGAGTGGCCGCGCTGCCTCGAAGGGCGTGAGCGCGCCTTTCGCGTGACCACGGCTTTCTGGCGCGTGATCCGCGAGGCGGCGCAGCGGCACGCGGCCGATCTGGTGCTGATCGACGTGGGGCCGAACCTGGGCGCGATCAACCGCGCGGCGCTCGTCGCGTCCAGCCATGTGGTGGTGCCGGTTGCCCCTGACCTGTTTTCCCTGCAAGGCCTGAAGAACCTGGGTCCGACCCTGCGCCAATGGCGGCAGACCTGGCAGCAGGCACTGCCCAAGGCGTCTGCCGCGCTGGGTGAAATGCCGCAAGGTCAGATGGCACCGGTCGGCTACGTGTTGATGCAGCACGCGGAGCGCCTGGGCCGACCGACCAAGGCCTACGCGAAGTGGCAGGCTCGGCTGCCGGGAGCCTATCGGGAAAGCGTTCTGGACGAGCAAGGAACGGTCACGACACCGGACGCCAACCAGATCCAGCGCATCAAGCACTACCGCAGCCTCATGCCGATGGCGATGGAAGCTCGCAAACCCATGTTCGACCTGACTTCAGCCGATGGTGCAATCGGTGCGCATCAGGCCAACGTTCAACGCTGCCACGACGACTTCGAAGCGCTGTGCCGCGAAATCGCGCGCCGTGTGGGCTGCGCACCATGA
- a CDS encoding putative DNA binding domain-containing protein, with product MKSHADAELEAMLADLESDCVERKQSFRGDAPTTVREAVCAFANDLPGHETPGVVFIGARDDGDPVEGFDVSDELLRQLADIKTDGNIVPPPTLLVEKRHLRGHDLAVVTVWPCNSPPVRFKQRIHVRWGPRRGLASAQDERILNERRRHRDRPFDVQPVADATLDELDRLRFEQEYLPAVVARDVLAANERSYEQRLAATKLVLSDAEPRPTVLGLLVVGKSPADWLPGAYTQFLRLAGNDLTAPVADEDAIHGTVADQIRRLEEKLEVHNLRGVRFADTAQESRNEAYPMDALRQLVRNACMHRSYEATNAPVRVYWFDDRIEIHNPGGPFGSVTPENFGQPGVTDYRNPNLAEALRALGYVQRFGAGIAIARKALGGRLRFEVQPGFVAAIVAGEQP from the coding sequence ATGAAATCCCACGCCGATGCCGAGCTCGAGGCGATGCTGGCGGACCTGGAGTCGGACTGCGTCGAGCGCAAGCAGTCGTTCAGGGGCGACGCGCCTACAACCGTGCGCGAGGCCGTCTGCGCGTTCGCCAACGATCTCCCCGGCCACGAAACACCCGGCGTGGTGTTCATCGGCGCGCGAGACGACGGCGACCCCGTCGAGGGGTTCGACGTGTCCGACGAATTGCTGCGCCAGCTCGCCGACATCAAGACCGACGGAAACATCGTCCCCCCGCCGACCCTGCTCGTCGAAAAGCGCCATCTGCGCGGCCACGACCTGGCGGTGGTGACGGTCTGGCCGTGCAACTCGCCGCCGGTACGCTTCAAGCAGCGCATCCACGTTCGGTGGGGACCGCGCCGCGGGCTGGCGAGCGCGCAGGACGAACGCATCCTCAACGAACGACGGCGTCACCGGGACCGCCCGTTCGACGTGCAGCCCGTGGCGGACGCCACGCTGGACGAACTGGACCGGTTGCGCTTCGAGCAGGAGTACCTGCCCGCGGTGGTCGCGCGGGACGTGCTGGCCGCCAACGAGCGTAGCTACGAGCAAAGGCTGGCGGCAACCAAGCTCGTGCTGAGCGATGCCGAACCGCGACCTACCGTGCTCGGTCTGCTGGTGGTCGGCAAGTCGCCGGCCGACTGGCTCCCCGGCGCGTACACGCAGTTCCTGCGGCTCGCCGGCAACGACCTCACGGCGCCGGTGGCGGACGAGGATGCGATTCACGGCACCGTGGCCGACCAGATTCGTCGGCTGGAAGAGAAACTCGAGGTCCACAACCTGCGCGGCGTTCGCTTCGCCGATACCGCGCAGGAGTCGCGCAACGAGGCGTACCCGATGGACGCGCTGCGCCAGCTCGTGCGCAACGCCTGCATGCACCGCAGCTACGAGGCGACGAACGCTCCGGTGCGCGTGTATTGGTTCGACGACCGCATCGAGATCCACAACCCGGGCGGGCCTTTCGGCAGCGTGACGCCGGAGAACTTCGGGCAGCCGGGTGTCACGGACTATCGAAACCCGAATCTTGCCGAGGCACTGCGCGCGCTGGGCTACGTGCAGCGCTTCGGCGCCGGCATCGCGATCGCCCGCAAGGCCTTGGGGGGGCGGCTGCGCTTCGAGGTGCAACCGGGCTTCGTGGCCGCGATCGTTGCAGGGGAGCAACCGTGA
- a CDS encoding putative DNA binding domain-containing protein has product MFDDVNELLAKIRLGEDSRLELKELRITGKRVTAPHRDALADELAAFANGKGGVCVLGVDDATRSVVGIAVQQLDAVEEFVRAICNDSIEPPLTADIERLMLPSADGSPVAVLKIDIPRSLFVHQSPGGYLRRLGSSKRTLRPELLARLFQERSQTGLIRFDEQIVAGAALAELDTALWRRFRSARSRDRKEVLLAKLGLARRDDDGVTKPTVAGVLIATRTPRRWLPNAFIQAVAYRGKSVVPEGGRDLYQIDAKDIEGPVDEQIVEACRFVFRNMKVAASKSVGRRDRPQYDMTAVFEALVNAVAHRDYSIHGSKIRLRMFQDRLELYSPGALPNTLDIGSLPYRQAARNETLASLLARCPVPQDAPFATDRVTLMDKRGEGVRIILENSNRLAGKTPEYRLLDESELLLTIYAAQP; this is encoded by the coding sequence ATGTTCGATGACGTGAATGAGTTGTTGGCCAAGATTCGCCTCGGCGAGGACTCGCGCCTGGAGTTGAAGGAACTGCGCATCACGGGCAAGCGCGTGACGGCGCCGCACCGCGACGCGTTGGCCGACGAGCTGGCGGCCTTCGCCAACGGCAAGGGCGGGGTGTGCGTGCTCGGCGTCGACGACGCAACGCGAAGCGTCGTCGGCATTGCGGTGCAGCAACTCGATGCCGTGGAGGAGTTCGTCCGCGCCATCTGCAACGATTCGATCGAGCCGCCGCTCACGGCCGACATCGAGCGACTGATGTTGCCATCGGCCGACGGGTCGCCGGTCGCGGTGCTCAAGATCGACATCCCGCGCAGCCTGTTCGTCCACCAGAGTCCCGGGGGCTATCTGCGGCGGCTGGGCAGTTCGAAGCGCACGCTGCGCCCCGAGCTGCTCGCGCGACTGTTCCAGGAGCGCAGTCAGACGGGCCTGATCCGCTTCGACGAGCAGATCGTCGCCGGGGCTGCGCTCGCGGAGCTGGACACGGCGTTGTGGCGGCGGTTTCGCAGTGCCCGGTCTCGCGATCGCAAGGAGGTCTTGCTCGCGAAGCTCGGCCTCGCCCGGCGCGACGACGACGGCGTCACGAAGCCTACCGTCGCCGGTGTGCTGATTGCCACGCGCACGCCGCGGCGCTGGTTGCCCAACGCGTTCATCCAGGCGGTGGCCTACCGCGGCAAGAGCGTGGTGCCCGAAGGTGGGCGCGACCTGTACCAGATCGATGCCAAGGACATCGAGGGCCCCGTGGACGAGCAGATCGTCGAAGCGTGCCGCTTCGTCTTCCGCAACATGAAGGTCGCGGCGAGCAAGTCGGTGGGCCGCCGCGACCGGCCGCAATACGACATGACCGCGGTGTTCGAGGCTCTGGTCAATGCCGTCGCGCACCGGGACTACTCGATCCACGGCTCGAAGATCCGCCTGCGCATGTTCCAGGACCGGCTCGAGCTGTACTCGCCCGGTGCCTTGCCCAACACGCTGGACATCGGCAGCCTGCCTTATCGCCAGGCGGCACGCAACGAGACGCTGGCCAGCCTGCTCGCGCGCTGCCCCGTGCCGCAGGACGCGCCGTTCGCGACGGATCGCGTGACCCTGATGGACAAGCGCGGCGAAGGGGTACGAATCATCCTGGAGAACAGCAACAGGCTCGCTGGCAAGACGCCCGAGTACCGGTTGCTCGACGAGTCCGAACTGCTGCTGACGATCTACGCGGCGCAACCATGA